From Marivirga harenae, one genomic window encodes:
- the pyk gene encoding pyruvate kinase produces the protein MKKESIKFNKSKIVATVGPASNTKEMLQKLVKAGADVFRLNFSHGDHKVHQQTLQYIEEINREWGTNVSILQDLQGPKIRLGEIKGGCVNIKAGDEFIITTQEMEGDAKKASTTYQGLPSDVKKGDLILIDDGNIQLEVLSSDKTEVKTKIIYGNELKSKKGINLPFTKVSAPSLTDKDLEDLKFGLKNEVDWIALSFVRSAADVLDLKNRIKYNGKDCKVVAKIEKPEALKDIDNIIEATDAVMVARGDLGVEIPMEDVPLAQKMIIKKCNDACKPVIVATQMMESMIENPRPTRAETNDVANAILDGGDAVMLSAESAAGQYPVESVLSMSNTIASIEKHDSIYHKYGHVSRNSATFNSDNLVQTACKLAEETNAKAIVGMTKSGYTAYRLASHRPKAGIFIFTGNHDLLETINLVWGVRGYIYENYESTDKTFADIEKTLKRDNHVQSGDIIILMASMPIKEKNRTNMLKVTEVK, from the coding sequence ATGAAAAAAGAAAGCATCAAATTTAACAAATCAAAAATAGTAGCAACAGTTGGCCCAGCTTCCAACACTAAAGAAATGTTACAAAAGTTAGTAAAAGCAGGTGCGGATGTTTTTAGACTCAACTTCTCACATGGCGACCATAAAGTCCATCAGCAAACTTTGCAATATATTGAAGAAATCAATAGAGAATGGGGCACTAACGTCAGCATACTTCAAGATTTACAAGGCCCAAAAATTAGACTTGGGGAGATTAAAGGTGGCTGTGTCAACATTAAGGCTGGAGACGAATTTATCATAACAACTCAAGAAATGGAAGGAGATGCTAAGAAAGCATCTACTACTTATCAAGGCCTCCCCTCTGATGTCAAAAAAGGCGATCTTATTCTAATTGATGACGGTAACATTCAGTTGGAAGTTCTGTCATCTGATAAAACGGAAGTAAAAACTAAAATTATTTATGGAAATGAATTGAAATCAAAAAAAGGTATCAATCTCCCTTTTACAAAAGTTTCAGCCCCTAGTTTAACAGACAAAGATTTAGAAGATCTAAAATTTGGCCTTAAAAATGAAGTAGACTGGATTGCTTTATCATTCGTACGTTCTGCTGCAGATGTTCTTGATTTAAAAAACAGAATTAAATACAACGGAAAAGATTGCAAAGTAGTAGCGAAAATAGAAAAACCGGAGGCATTGAAAGATATTGACAATATTATTGAAGCCACAGATGCAGTTATGGTGGCTCGTGGAGATTTAGGAGTAGAAATCCCGATGGAAGATGTTCCTTTAGCTCAAAAAATGATCATCAAAAAATGTAATGATGCATGTAAACCTGTGATTGTAGCTACACAGATGATGGAAAGTATGATCGAAAACCCTAGGCCTACTAGGGCAGAAACAAATGATGTGGCCAATGCAATTTTAGATGGTGGGGATGCAGTTATGCTATCTGCCGAATCAGCAGCGGGACAATATCCTGTTGAGTCTGTCTTGAGCATGTCTAATACTATTGCAAGCATTGAAAAACATGATTCTATCTACCACAAATACGGCCATGTATCGCGAAATTCCGCGACTTTTAACAGCGATAATTTAGTGCAAACAGCTTGTAAGCTAGCTGAGGAAACCAATGCAAAAGCTATTGTTGGAATGACCAAATCTGGATATACTGCTTACAGATTAGCAAGTCACCGTCCAAAAGCGGGAATCTTCATTTTCACTGGAAATCATGATTTGCTAGAAACCATTAATCTGGTATGGGGTGTAAGGGGCTACATTTATGAAAATTATGAAAGTACCGATAAGACCTTTGCTGACATTGAGAAAACTTTGAAAAGAGATAATCATGTTCAAAGCGGTGATATCATCATTTTAATGGCGAGTATGCCAATCAAAGAAAAGAATAGAACTAATATGTTGAAAGTAACTGAGGTAAAATAG
- a CDS encoding IPExxxVDY family protein, with amino-acid sequence MNNKLLQDTFKVDFQLLAISSALTDFQMAWHINQHTHFTLKRTKDHFIELKKGLHLNTSCFRHQTENISIKLLKNKLNESEAQQAFLIPEMKNIDYFLIIQDDTEELEILNVKSTLSKIKNVILIQILDANRLKSVVNLMT; translated from the coding sequence ATGAACAATAAATTGTTACAAGATACCTTCAAGGTTGATTTTCAACTTCTGGCCATCTCCTCTGCATTGACCGATTTTCAAATGGCCTGGCATATAAATCAACATACTCATTTTACTCTAAAAAGAACAAAGGACCATTTTATTGAACTTAAAAAAGGGCTTCACCTCAACACTTCTTGTTTTCGACATCAAACAGAGAACATTTCCATAAAATTACTGAAAAATAAATTAAATGAAAGTGAGGCTCAGCAAGCTTTCCTAATTCCAGAAATGAAAAATATTGATTATTTCCTCATTATACAAGATGATACTGAAGAATTGGAAATACTTAATGTAAAAAGTACACTAAGTAAAATAAAAAATGTAATTTTGATTCAAATATTGGATGCCAACCGGCTGAAATCGGTTGTGAACCTAATGACATAA
- a CDS encoding acyl carrier protein, whose translation MSEIAQKVKAIIIDKLGVEESEVTAEASFTNDLGADSLDTVELIMEFEKEFNISIPDDQAENIGTVGQAISYLEENVK comes from the coding sequence ATGTCTGAAATAGCACAGAAAGTAAAGGCAATTATCATTGACAAACTAGGAGTAGAAGAGTCAGAAGTGACTGCAGAAGCAAGTTTCACCAATGATTTGGGAGCAGATTCACTGGATACAGTGGAGTTGATCATGGAGTTTGAAAAGGAATTTAATATTTCTATTCCTGATGATCAAGCCGAAAACATTGGTACTGTTGGACAGGCCATTTCTTACTTAGAAGAAAACGTAAAATAA
- the rnc gene encoding ribonuclease III, which translates to MIRRFLTSFKKLSKKDKRLVATVKSIVGYKPFRLELFQLVTQHSSVAKTLPNGFRASNERLEYLGDAILGAVVADYLFKKYPFKDEGFLTEIRSRLVNRESLSLLAKKIGISQMLESDFSKNRYHFKSIYGDMMEAFIGAVYIDRGYQFCKTFIINKLLIPHFDLDEIIENNTNYKSILIEWSQKENKSIRFDIEDYKQEGMKKEFRAVIIINGDKFAKGAGLNKKKAEQNAAFKACQKLKLS; encoded by the coding sequence TTGATTAGGCGATTTTTAACTTCATTCAAAAAATTATCAAAAAAAGACAAAAGGCTTGTCGCTACAGTTAAATCAATTGTTGGCTACAAGCCTTTTCGTTTAGAGTTATTTCAGTTGGTGACACAGCATTCCAGTGTAGCTAAAACTCTTCCCAATGGCTTTAGGGCTTCAAACGAAAGACTTGAATATCTAGGGGATGCAATATTAGGAGCTGTAGTGGCGGACTATCTTTTCAAAAAATATCCCTTTAAGGATGAAGGCTTTCTTACCGAGATACGTTCTAGATTAGTAAACCGAGAATCATTGAGCTTATTGGCTAAAAAAATTGGTATCAGCCAAATGTTGGAATCTGATTTTTCCAAAAACCGATACCATTTTAAGTCAATCTATGGCGATATGATGGAGGCCTTTATTGGTGCAGTATATATCGATAGAGGATACCAGTTCTGCAAGACGTTTATAATCAATAAATTACTGATCCCGCATTTTGATTTAGATGAAATAATTGAAAATAATACCAATTATAAAAGTATTCTAATTGAATGGTCACAAAAGGAAAATAAATCTATAAGATTCGATATTGAAGATTATAAACAAGAAGGGATGAAAAAGGAATTTAGAGCTGTTATTATAATCAATGGTGATAAGTTTGCTAAAGGGGCTGGACTCAATAAGAAGAAAGCGGAGCAGAATGCTGCTTTTAAAGCTTGTCAGAAATTAAAACTGTCTTAG
- the nadE gene encoding NAD(+) synthase, protein MKIAGATLNQIPLDWKGNTQNILEALMDAEKQGVKLLCFPELSICGYGCEDVFLSDWMWEKALRTLTEKILPLAPALAFTAGLPIKHEGKLYNCIAFCKDGTIQSIIPKQNLAKDGVHYEPRWFTEWEVNRKDTLNLNGEEIPIGDYTIDFEHYTIGFEICEDAWRVDRPANRLRKRGVNLILNPSASHFAIDKSLSRQELVVSSSKDYSCTYIYANLLGNEAGRMIYDGELMIAKDGELKFRNELLSFKNYQLGIWDTEKEHSKIAANFESNPNQEFTKAVSLALFDYLRKSHSNGFVLSLSGGADSSTSAVLVAEMIRSGIEELGLELFLQKIHKAVWFSELENKQNARKEIANRIFATAYQSTENSGSATLESAQKLAEEIGAVFYHWGIDEEVKSYTEKISEKIGRKLNWSEDDIALQNIQARARSPIIWILANINNALLLTTSNRSEGSVGYTTMDGDTSGSIAPIAAIDKPFIIQWLKWAEKTLSYKSLSYVNSLQPTAELRPEDQSQSDETDLMPYPLLQRIEELAIRERLSPLGVYKEIKSSWSGDLSSLKSSVQKFFKLWTKNQWKRERIAVSFHLDDYNVDPKTWCRFPILSSSFKEELEDLEKAE, encoded by the coding sequence ATGAAAATTGCAGGCGCAACTCTTAATCAAATCCCATTAGATTGGAAAGGTAATACTCAAAACATCTTAGAGGCATTGATGGATGCTGAAAAACAGGGGGTAAAGTTATTGTGCTTTCCTGAATTAAGTATTTGTGGCTATGGTTGCGAGGATGTTTTTCTGAGTGATTGGATGTGGGAGAAAGCTTTAAGAACCTTAACTGAAAAAATCCTGCCACTTGCTCCGGCTTTGGCTTTTACTGCGGGATTACCAATAAAACATGAGGGTAAATTATATAATTGCATTGCTTTTTGCAAAGATGGAACTATACAATCCATCATTCCAAAACAAAATTTAGCGAAGGATGGTGTTCATTATGAACCCAGGTGGTTTACCGAATGGGAGGTCAACAGGAAGGATACTTTAAACTTAAATGGAGAAGAAATCCCAATCGGTGATTATACGATTGATTTTGAACATTATACTATTGGATTTGAGATTTGTGAAGATGCTTGGAGAGTTGATAGACCTGCCAATAGGCTAAGAAAAAGAGGAGTTAATTTAATTTTAAATCCCTCTGCAAGTCATTTTGCTATTGATAAATCTTTAAGTAGACAGGAATTGGTTGTGAGCAGTTCTAAAGATTATAGTTGTACTTATATCTATGCAAACTTATTAGGAAATGAAGCCGGCAGGATGATCTATGATGGTGAACTAATGATTGCTAAGGATGGAGAGCTAAAGTTCAGAAATGAATTACTGTCTTTTAAAAATTATCAGCTAGGAATTTGGGATACAGAAAAAGAGCACTCAAAGATTGCTGCAAACTTTGAATCAAATCCAAATCAAGAATTCACAAAGGCGGTGAGTTTGGCATTATTCGATTATTTAAGAAAAAGTCATAGTAATGGTTTTGTCTTATCTTTGAGTGGGGGAGCTGACTCATCCACTTCAGCAGTTTTGGTTGCAGAAATGATCCGTTCAGGGATAGAGGAATTGGGATTAGAACTATTTCTACAGAAGATTCATAAGGCAGTGTGGTTTTCGGAATTGGAAAACAAACAGAATGCTAGAAAGGAAATCGCTAATCGGATATTCGCCACTGCCTATCAAAGCACAGAAAATTCAGGTAGCGCTACATTGGAGTCTGCTCAAAAACTTGCAGAAGAAATTGGTGCAGTTTTCTATCATTGGGGAATCGATGAAGAAGTAAAAAGTTATACCGAGAAAATATCCGAGAAAATTGGAAGAAAATTGAACTGGAGCGAAGATGATATTGCACTTCAAAATATTCAAGCCAGAGCTAGATCACCCATTATATGGATTTTAGCAAATATTAACAATGCGCTTTTACTAACTACTTCAAACAGGAGTGAAGGAAGTGTTGGTTATACCACGATGGATGGAGATACTAGTGGAAGTATAGCGCCTATCGCGGCTATTGATAAGCCTTTTATTATTCAATGGCTAAAGTGGGCTGAGAAGACTTTATCTTATAAAAGTTTAAGCTATGTTAACAGCTTACAGCCTACTGCTGAACTAAGACCTGAGGATCAATCTCAATCCGATGAAACAGATTTAATGCCATATCCATTATTGCAAAGGATAGAAGAATTGGCGATACGGGAGAGGTTGTCACCATTAGGTGTCTATAAAGAAATCAAATCGTCTTGGAGCGGAGACCTGAGTAGTCTAAAATCTTCCGTTCAAAAGTTTTTTAAGTTATGGACAAAAAATCAATGGAAGAGAGAAAGAATTGCTGTTTCCTTTCATTTGGACGACTATAATGTAGATCCTAAAACTTGGTGTAGATTTCCTATTTTGTCATCTTCATTCAAAGAGGAACTTGAAGATCTGGAAAAAGCAGAATAA
- the lgt gene encoding prolipoprotein diacylglyceryl transferase: MLSYIVWSPKPYILDLGFTELRWYGLLFALGFIISQQIMFYIFKKEGKKERQVEVLTLYMVVATIIGARLGHVLFYEPVRYLSNPLDILKIWEGGLASHGGAAGILIALYLFSRKYQDISYLWILDRIVIVVAITGALIRTGNFMNSEIIGSPTDKSFGVVFGREVELRLSYLASAIEDVEIESVSKSKLIEGSLESEFEHPVKLIVAYNDKNKLEDVKRFSETQLLNKLQEDNIRQHVKFSKNTEFDYNQKGGFIYVTTYGDGVPRHASQLYEAISCLLIFLLLFYLWNKNRSGLADGRLFGIFLIACFGLRFLYEFIKENQVAFEDGLVLNMGQWLSIPLVLAGFYFIFQSFKAEKGI, translated from the coding sequence ATGCTTAGCTACATAGTATGGTCACCGAAGCCTTACATTCTTGATTTGGGATTTACTGAATTAAGATGGTATGGTTTACTTTTTGCCCTGGGATTCATTATATCTCAACAAATAATGTTTTACATCTTTAAAAAAGAAGGGAAAAAAGAGAGGCAAGTTGAAGTTTTAACCCTTTATATGGTTGTGGCTACTATAATTGGAGCTAGATTAGGACATGTCCTTTTCTATGAACCAGTGAGATATTTAAGTAATCCCCTAGACATTTTGAAGATATGGGAAGGTGGTTTAGCAAGTCATGGTGGTGCCGCAGGCATTTTAATAGCACTCTATTTATTCTCAAGAAAATATCAAGACATAAGCTATTTATGGATTCTGGATAGAATCGTGATAGTAGTAGCAATTACGGGTGCCTTAATTAGAACAGGCAACTTCATGAATTCTGAAATCATAGGTAGTCCTACTGACAAATCGTTTGGAGTTGTTTTTGGGCGAGAAGTTGAATTAAGATTAAGTTATCTTGCTTCTGCCATAGAGGATGTTGAAATTGAAAGTGTTAGTAAATCGAAATTGATTGAAGGTTCTCTTGAAAGCGAGTTTGAACATCCTGTGAAGTTGATTGTGGCCTATAATGATAAAAATAAATTGGAGGATGTGAAAAGATTTTCTGAGACCCAATTGTTAAATAAACTTCAAGAAGATAATATTCGGCAGCATGTAAAATTTTCAAAAAATACTGAATTTGACTATAATCAAAAAGGTGGTTTTATTTACGTGACAACCTACGGAGATGGAGTCCCTAGACATGCATCCCAATTGTATGAAGCCATTTCATGTTTACTGATTTTCTTGTTATTGTTTTATTTATGGAATAAAAACAGAAGTGGATTGGCAGACGGCCGACTTTTTGGTATCTTCCTGATTGCTTGTTTTGGTTTGAGATTTCTTTATGAATTTATTAAGGAAAACCAGGTAGCTTTTGAGGATGGACTAGTCCTTAACATGGGGCAGTGGTTAAGTATTCCATTGGTATTGGCTGGATTTTATTTTATTTTTCAATCTTTTAAAGCTGAGAAAGGAATTTAG
- the yidD gene encoding membrane protein insertion efficiency factor YidD, which produces MGQNKKYQLTKIVRKIAVWPVLFYQYGISPLFPSSCRFTPTCSEYTKQAILKHGLFKGSKLSAKRISKCHPWGGSGFDPVP; this is translated from the coding sequence TTGGGACAAAACAAAAAGTATCAATTAACAAAAATCGTACGAAAAATTGCTGTGTGGCCAGTATTGTTTTATCAGTATGGTATATCACCTTTATTTCCTTCTTCCTGTCGTTTTACACCCACCTGTTCAGAATATACTAAACAGGCTATATTAAAACATGGTTTATTTAAAGGTTCGAAATTATCAGCAAAACGGATTTCGAAGTGCCATCCATGGGGTGGATCTGGTTTTGACCCTGTTCCCTAA
- a CDS encoding BamA/TamA family outer membrane protein — MKFIFKLSLLCVIFPVLSSHNAKSQVTVETDLGRLEVVNRTKDSLQNQILFLEKIEIRGNKKTKRRIITREIDIQANVSYPFRELKDLIKLDENKIFNTGLFNSVRAELEFVEGSENNIKVVFFVEERWYIWPSVIFKLADRNFSDWLFNQNAATDRFEYGFKFDQFNVRGLNERLSAMAQFGFKRRFYFGYNIPYLNKDQTFGMGLSFSFSELDQIDYTNIANKRLFIDADSIFGDDGERQIISNTLTSNLVFNYRESYYNTHTMRLTYSRTTILEEVLQFNEDYLGRNGEVEQNYIGLSYIFRRDFRDRNNYPLKGFLIDGRFTKMGLGIFNDINQGNIQAHLAYFKPLKYNFNIASSFTGYTSFPRFQPYNSMQGLGFANNLLKGYELYVIQGQHYAMNKTEFKKRLFSIEANLGRLMPLKQFRKVPIAAYFKVFYDHAYVQNNLPQSSKTTVSPLLSNRYIYSYGAGLDIVTYYDAVVRFEYSINALNEGGFFINVKSGI; from the coding sequence TTGAAATTTATATTCAAGCTTAGTCTGCTATGTGTCATTTTCCCAGTACTAAGTTCTCATAACGCAAAAAGTCAAGTGACGGTTGAAACTGATTTAGGAAGACTTGAAGTAGTTAACAGAACCAAAGATAGCCTCCAAAATCAAATTCTTTTTTTAGAAAAAATCGAAATTAGGGGGAATAAGAAAACAAAACGAAGGATTATTACCCGAGAAATAGATATCCAAGCTAACGTCAGCTATCCTTTTAGGGAGTTGAAAGACTTGATTAAGCTTGATGAAAATAAGATTTTCAATACTGGTTTGTTCAATAGTGTCAGAGCTGAGCTGGAATTTGTAGAAGGAAGCGAAAATAATATTAAAGTTGTATTCTTCGTAGAGGAGAGGTGGTATATATGGCCGAGCGTCATCTTTAAACTAGCGGATAGGAACTTTAGTGACTGGCTATTCAATCAGAATGCAGCCACTGATCGATTTGAATATGGTTTTAAGTTTGATCAGTTCAATGTTCGGGGGTTAAATGAGCGTTTGTCAGCAATGGCACAGTTCGGTTTTAAAAGGCGTTTTTATTTTGGTTATAACATTCCGTACTTAAATAAAGATCAAACTTTTGGTATGGGTTTAAGCTTTTCATTCAGTGAATTAGATCAAATTGATTATACAAATATTGCTAATAAACGCCTGTTTATTGATGCGGACAGTATATTCGGAGACGATGGTGAAAGGCAAATCATCTCAAATACACTTACTAGCAATTTGGTTTTCAACTACAGAGAATCGTACTACAATACGCACACCATGCGGTTAACCTACTCGCGAACTACGATCCTCGAGGAAGTTCTTCAATTCAATGAGGACTATTTGGGGAGAAATGGTGAGGTAGAGCAAAACTATATTGGTTTATCCTATATTTTTAGGAGAGATTTTAGGGATCGTAATAATTACCCCCTTAAAGGCTTTTTGATTGACGGGAGATTTACCAAAATGGGCTTAGGAATTTTTAATGATATCAACCAAGGCAATATACAAGCACACTTGGCTTATTTTAAGCCCCTAAAATATAACTTTAATATAGCTTCTTCATTCACTGGCTATACTAGTTTCCCGCGCTTTCAACCTTATAATTCTATGCAGGGATTGGGTTTTGCTAATAATCTCTTGAAAGGCTATGAGCTATATGTTATTCAAGGTCAGCATTACGCAATGAATAAAACTGAGTTTAAGAAAAGGCTATTTTCAATTGAAGCTAATTTAGGAAGATTGATGCCATTAAAACAATTTAGAAAAGTTCCGATTGCAGCTTATTTTAAAGTATTTTATGATCATGCTTACGTTCAAAATAATTTGCCCCAAAGCAGCAAAACTACTGTGAGCCCACTCTTATCCAATAGGTATATATATAGTTATGGTGCCGGATTAGATATTGTAACTTATTATGATGCAGTTGTGAGGTTTGAATATTCTATCAATGCTTTAAATGAAGGAGGATTTTTCATTAATGTGAAATCTGGTATTTAA
- a CDS encoding toxin-antitoxin system YwqK family antitoxin, with the protein MKNYKKYCAYAIFVLSFPTEIFAQLDSIYYDSGELKAFGELQNNAKHGHWKYFYPNGEINAIEKYQDGKLNGEIINYYPNGQISSEENWLHGELEGRSVYFFENGQVEKQGEYLDSNYHGQWDFFYENGRLRQIGNYQKGLPDGPWQFFNKSGQIIQTGDYQNGKEDGLWQYFDDKGRKTYEGYYSKGEKIGNWYYFNRFGKKKKVDKSDIK; encoded by the coding sequence TTGAAAAATTATAAAAAATATTGTGCATACGCAATTTTTGTTCTAAGCTTTCCGACTGAAATCTTCGCTCAGCTTGATTCAATATATTACGATTCTGGAGAGCTGAAAGCCTTTGGTGAACTTCAAAATAACGCAAAACATGGACATTGGAAGTACTTCTATCCCAATGGCGAAATAAATGCAATAGAAAAATATCAAGATGGCAAACTAAATGGCGAGATTATCAATTACTATCCGAACGGACAGATTTCCTCCGAAGAAAATTGGCTGCATGGAGAATTGGAAGGTAGATCAGTTTATTTTTTTGAAAATGGTCAGGTTGAAAAACAGGGGGAATATTTAGATAGTAACTATCACGGACAGTGGGATTTTTTCTATGAAAACGGCAGATTACGACAAATTGGAAATTATCAGAAAGGACTACCAGATGGTCCGTGGCAATTCTTCAATAAATCAGGTCAAATTATTCAAACAGGCGACTATCAAAATGGGAAAGAAGATGGGCTATGGCAATACTTTGATGATAAGGGAAGAAAAACCTACGAAGGATATTATAGTAAAGGTGAAAAAATAGGGAATTGGTATTATTTCAACAGGTTTGGGAAAAAGAAAAAGGTTGATAAATCAGATATTAAATAG
- a CDS encoding ComEA family DNA-binding protein: MKISFFTIILFISALANPFNSQAQEFDLEDFIERNFSVQDENTNYEDIYEALFQLYQSPINLNIASRQDLQSILLLSNIQINEFLTHRAKNGKLLSIYELQSIPEFDLETIDEILPFVSVRETGLQADNRPLLQRILNEENNYLIIRSDRTLEKRRGYISTKEREREYLGDPYRVYTRFRVKHTDDFSLGFTTEKDAGEQFKWDPSHSQYGMDYWSFHVQLENQGRLKNIVVGDYQLQFGQSLLFGAGFAIGKGSQTVATARRSNLGVLPYTSVLETNFFRGIATTIELNDFLDLTTFYSYSPINGNLDSDSARSAEEFFTSIRLTGFHRTEDELAGKNAINTQNFGGNLLFNTERENLNIGLNYIHTIYDRPFFRQPNKYNQFEFGGTENQNYGLFANYYWRNFHLFGESAISSSGGIGP; the protein is encoded by the coding sequence ATGAAGATTTCATTTTTTACTATAATACTTTTCATTTCAGCACTAGCCAATCCTTTTAATTCCCAAGCCCAAGAGTTTGACTTAGAAGATTTTATTGAGCGTAATTTTTCAGTGCAAGACGAGAATACCAATTATGAAGATATTTATGAAGCTTTGTTTCAACTTTACCAATCGCCAATCAACCTAAATATTGCCTCGCGTCAAGATTTACAATCAATATTATTGCTTTCCAATATTCAAATAAATGAGTTTTTGACGCACAGAGCAAAAAACGGAAAATTGCTAAGTATTTATGAACTTCAGTCCATTCCTGAATTTGATCTGGAAACTATAGACGAAATTCTTCCTTTTGTAAGCGTACGAGAAACTGGCTTGCAAGCTGATAATAGACCATTATTACAAAGAATATTAAATGAAGAGAATAATTATTTAATTATTAGATCTGACAGAACGCTAGAAAAGAGGCGAGGATATATTTCTACAAAAGAACGGGAAAGAGAATATTTAGGTGATCCATATAGAGTTTACACCCGCTTCAGAGTAAAGCACACAGATGATTTTAGTCTAGGGTTTACAACTGAAAAAGATGCAGGAGAACAATTTAAATGGGATCCCAGTCATAGTCAATACGGGATGGATTATTGGTCTTTTCATGTACAGTTGGAAAATCAGGGAAGGTTAAAGAATATTGTTGTTGGTGACTATCAGTTGCAATTTGGGCAGTCTTTATTGTTTGGTGCTGGCTTCGCAATAGGCAAGGGGAGTCAAACGGTAGCAACAGCACGTAGAAGTAATCTTGGTGTTTTACCTTACACCTCCGTGCTGGAGACTAATTTCTTTAGAGGGATTGCCACCACAATTGAGTTGAATGATTTCTTGGATTTGACCACCTTCTATAGCTATAGTCCGATCAATGGAAATTTAGATTCAGATTCAGCAAGAAGTGCTGAAGAGTTTTTCACCTCCATCAGATTGACTGGTTTTCATCGGACTGAAGATGAGTTAGCCGGAAAAAATGCTATCAACACGCAGAATTTTGGAGGTAATCTACTATTTAATACCGAAAGGGAAAACTTGAATATTGGTTTAAATTATATACATACTATTTATGATCGACCATTTTTTCGCCAGCCTAATAAATATAATCAATTTGAATTTGGTGGAACTGAAAATCAGAATTATGGCCTTTTTGCTAATTATTATTGGCGTAATTTTCATTTATTTGGGGAAAGCGCCATCAGTAGTTCTGGAGGAATTGGGCCATAG